Proteins encoded within one genomic window of Haladaptatus sp. QDMS2:
- a CDS encoding DUF5810 domain-containing protein — protein MGYACPVCDAPQMDGKHLANHLAFTAMLGNADHETWLDEHAPGWSDEGHRELAARVTEFAEEREYPQVFEDTTDQHDHEHDDDVRPGDLFEDDTENPPHDIEPPEQSPQLDAKTQEAIEEAKRMAKAHREADEDENA, from the coding sequence ATGGGATACGCCTGCCCGGTCTGTGACGCGCCACAGATGGACGGAAAACACCTCGCCAACCACCTCGCGTTCACCGCGATGCTCGGCAACGCCGACCACGAAACGTGGCTCGACGAGCACGCGCCGGGCTGGTCCGACGAGGGACATCGCGAACTCGCCGCCCGCGTCACCGAGTTCGCTGAGGAACGCGAGTATCCGCAGGTGTTCGAGGACACGACGGACCAACACGACCACGAACACGACGACGACGTGCGCCCGGGCGACCTGTTCGAGGACGATACCGAGAACCCCCCCCACGACATCGAACCACCGGAGCAGTCGCCACAACTCGACGCAAAAACGCAGGAAGCAATCGAGGAGGCAAAACGCATGGCGAAGGCCCACCGCGAGGCCGACGAAGACGAAAACGCGTAA
- a CDS encoding DUF1059 domain-containing protein: protein MAYEYECPVPDCGFRVRASSEYEAFEHAELHAEEKHLVWHSGAVLRESTRVV, encoded by the coding sequence ATGGCATACGAGTACGAATGTCCGGTTCCGGACTGTGGCTTCCGCGTCCGGGCGAGCAGCGAGTACGAGGCGTTCGAGCACGCGGAACTGCACGCAGAGGAAAAGCATCTGGTGTGGCACTCCGGAGCGGTCCTCCGGGAGTCTACCAGAGTGGTCTGA
- a CDS encoding rhodanese-like domain-containing protein translates to MTDLSDDEIAPDEVKSLLDEGADVRVVDIRSPGAFAREHIPGSENIPFHSLVSKIPTLADADHIVTVCPHGISSVQAARLIASYEGTAHASVESMAGGLDAWKYDIVSGNETDSAQANEGPDSPF, encoded by the coding sequence ATGACCGACCTCAGCGACGACGAGATTGCGCCGGACGAGGTCAAATCGCTCCTCGACGAGGGCGCAGACGTGCGCGTCGTGGACATCCGCTCGCCCGGTGCGTTCGCCCGGGAACACATCCCCGGCAGCGAGAACATCCCGTTTCACAGCCTCGTGAGCAAGATTCCGACGCTCGCCGACGCAGACCACATCGTGACCGTCTGCCCACACGGGATTTCGAGCGTGCAGGCGGCGCGACTCATCGCCTCGTACGAGGGCACTGCCCATGCCAGCGTCGAGAGCATGGCTGGCGGCCTCGATGCGTGGAAGTACGACATCGTCTCCGGGAACGAAACCGACTCAGCACAGGCCAACGAGGGGCCTGACTCGCCGTTCTAA
- a CDS encoding aconitate hydratase: MGQTLTEKILADHLVEGELETGEEIGIEIDQVLAQDTTGTLVWLQFEALEMDEVQTELAAQYCDHQTYQFDFKNSDDHRFLRSAAGTFGAYFSRPGNGICHNVHKENFAAPGKTLLGSDSHTPTPGGLGQLAIGAGGLDIAVAMGGGPYYVEMPEVVNVRLEGELPEWSTAKDVILEMLRRLSVKGGVGKIFEYTGPGVETLTVPERTTITNMGTELGATSSIFPTDEKTKDFLSKVNREDEYVDLQPDEDAEYDDEIVIDLSDIEPLIACPSMPDKVVPVREVAGTAVDQVMVGSCTNGGYTDMLPAAKMVKGREVNKKTEFIVAPGSKQSAELLAREGWVAEMMAAGVNFSEATCGACIGIGHVPASDSVSLRTFNRNFEGRSGIEDDNVYLCSPEVAAAAGLKGEIVDPRDFAEELGDLEAPGAELPEKYDGSKADIITPDEAVDDSLVKGPNIGDVPLKDPLDAHLEGSALLKMEDNITTDHIIPATQDILMYRSNIPKLSEFTLSRVDQSFAQRSLDSDGGFLVAGENYGQGSSREHAALCPMYLGIKGVFAQSFARIHKANLFNFGLVPLVIDEETYTTLEQGDDIEIVDDVAEGVREGKEEFTVRVNDDWEFTAELEASERERRILADGGKLPHTKMQTEGGAAPADD, encoded by the coding sequence ATGGGACAGACGCTTACGGAAAAAATTCTTGCTGACCACCTCGTCGAGGGGGAACTCGAGACAGGTGAGGAAATCGGCATCGAGATCGACCAGGTCCTCGCACAGGACACGACGGGGACGCTCGTCTGGCTCCAGTTCGAAGCCCTGGAAATGGACGAGGTCCAGACGGAACTCGCAGCCCAGTACTGCGACCACCAGACCTACCAGTTCGACTTTAAGAACTCCGACGACCACCGCTTCCTGCGCTCTGCGGCCGGGACTTTCGGCGCATATTTCTCTCGCCCCGGCAACGGTATCTGTCACAACGTCCACAAGGAGAACTTCGCCGCACCCGGCAAGACGCTCCTCGGCTCTGACTCGCACACGCCAACGCCCGGCGGCCTCGGCCAGCTCGCCATCGGCGCGGGTGGCCTCGACATCGCCGTCGCCATGGGCGGTGGCCCGTACTACGTCGAGATGCCTGAAGTCGTGAACGTTCGCCTCGAAGGCGAGCTTCCAGAGTGGTCTACCGCGAAGGACGTCATCCTCGAGATGCTCCGTCGCCTCTCGGTCAAGGGCGGCGTCGGCAAAATCTTCGAGTACACCGGCCCCGGCGTCGAGACGCTCACCGTCCCCGAGCGTACGACCATCACCAACATGGGTACGGAACTCGGCGCGACGTCCTCTATCTTCCCAACCGACGAGAAGACGAAGGACTTCCTCTCGAAGGTCAACCGCGAGGACGAATACGTGGACCTCCAGCCGGACGAGGACGCGGAGTACGACGACGAAATCGTCATCGACCTCTCCGACATCGAACCGCTCATCGCGTGCCCGTCCATGCCGGACAAGGTCGTGCCAGTCCGCGAAGTCGCTGGCACCGCAGTCGACCAGGTCATGGTCGGCTCCTGTACCAACGGTGGCTACACCGACATGCTCCCGGCCGCGAAGATGGTCAAAGGCCGCGAAGTCAACAAGAAGACGGAGTTCATCGTCGCTCCCGGTTCCAAGCAGTCTGCGGAACTCCTCGCCCGTGAGGGCTGGGTCGCAGAGATGATGGCCGCTGGCGTCAACTTCTCCGAGGCAACCTGTGGTGCGTGTATCGGTATCGGTCACGTGCCAGCCTCCGACTCCGTCTCCCTGCGGACGTTCAACCGCAACTTCGAAGGCCGCTCCGGCATCGAGGACGACAACGTCTACCTCTGCTCGCCGGAAGTCGCCGCCGCCGCCGGTCTCAAGGGCGAAATCGTCGACCCACGAGACTTCGCCGAGGAACTCGGTGACCTCGAAGCACCCGGCGCAGAACTGCCCGAGAAGTACGACGGTTCGAAGGCCGACATCATCACGCCGGACGAGGCCGTCGACGACAGCCTCGTGAAGGGCCCGAACATCGGCGACGTCCCGCTGAAGGACCCACTCGACGCCCACCTCGAAGGCTCGGCACTCCTCAAGATGGAGGACAACATCACGACCGACCACATCATCCCTGCAACCCAGGACATCCTGATGTACCGGTCTAACATCCCGAAGCTCTCCGAGTTCACGCTCTCGCGTGTCGACCAGAGCTTCGCCCAGCGTTCCCTCGACTCCGACGGCGGCTTCCTCGTCGCCGGCGAGAACTACGGGCAGGGTTCCTCCCGCGAACACGCCGCCCTCTGTCCGATGTACCTCGGCATCAAGGGCGTCTTCGCACAGTCGTTCGCCCGCATCCACAAGGCGAACCTGTTCAACTTCGGACTCGTCCCGCTCGTCATCGACGAGGAGACGTACACCACGCTCGAACAGGGCGACGACATCGAAATCGTCGACGACGTCGCAGAAGGTGTCCGTGAGGGCAAAGAAGAGTTCACGGTCCGCGTCAACGACGACTGGGAGTTCACCGCCGAACTCGAAGCCTCCGAGCGCGAACGCCGCATCCTCGCAGACGGTGGCAAACTGCCACACACGAAGATGCAGACCGAAGGCGGCGCCGCACCGGCGGACGACTAA
- a CDS encoding NUDIX hydrolase — protein sequence MTDSRDHDWPVLESKAEYETGWYTGGYDLVSQPNGTEKKYYWAELPAAVVVVAVADDEVILVDQYRPAIGEQCLELPAGIVEQGESYTQAGARELQEETGFAPDSLALLEEFWCSTGVLRHRRGIVFAEGLRPVERKLDGNEFITVTSVPVEDALDVARQEPANDATIEGILLAKEEGLI from the coding sequence ATGACAGATTCTCGCGACCACGACTGGCCCGTCCTCGAATCGAAAGCCGAGTACGAAACCGGCTGGTACACCGGCGGCTACGATCTCGTCTCTCAACCGAACGGCACGGAGAAGAAGTACTACTGGGCGGAGTTGCCCGCCGCCGTGGTGGTCGTCGCCGTCGCAGACGACGAAGTCATCCTCGTCGACCAGTATCGTCCGGCCATCGGCGAGCAGTGTCTCGAACTCCCCGCCGGTATCGTCGAGCAGGGCGAATCCTACACGCAGGCCGGAGCGCGGGAACTGCAAGAGGAAACCGGCTTCGCCCCCGACAGCCTCGCCCTGCTCGAAGAGTTCTGGTGTTCGACCGGGGTGCTTCGCCACCGCCGAGGTATCGTGTTCGCGGAGGGTCTGCGGCCCGTCGAACGCAAACTGGACGGCAACGAGTTCATCACCGTGACTTCGGTTCCCGTCGAAGACGCCCTCGACGTCGCCCGACAGGAACCCGCAAACGACGCGACTATCGAGGGGATTCTGCTCGCGAAAGAAGAAGGGCTCATCTAA
- a CDS encoding S8 family serine peptidase, with product MARHNTPRRTFLKGIGAAGLGTTLASGSAGASLPLVDDLLNLTSDDAQEVLVVFDQRENVSLLSQLDLLDGFVGMNVFPIGYTRLTGSQIEEVASWDSVRRIEANKELDYHNADAREVTGVSTVQSDLGYKGDNAHTAVIDSGISALHPDHQENLQHNYRYLNPLGSSGTTFWVDVGSIDTDDNGHGTHTSGSIAGDGSNTEANRGMAPSADLTVYSAGLTLLVIHAVSAMDHLVSEKLAGNTDVQVVSNSYGSASGNDYDPDAALNVATWEAFEAGILPVFSAGNSGPANNTLNDYAKAPHVLSVAATNDQKAVTDFSSRGRASSYAGETNYDRQTALDNLRAHHDGESVSGPVGLYRNGVGAPGNAVVSTLSPLDPLNATGGGNDLYYGPLSGTSMSCPVTAGIATLVVDAYYDATGSYPDPLDVLNTIEAESNEVRADYTPANIGAGFVDGDAAVTRAANGNLADFSEVDIVSE from the coding sequence ATGGCACGTCACAACACGCCACGACGGACCTTCCTCAAAGGAATCGGCGCGGCTGGACTCGGAACGACACTCGCCTCCGGCAGTGCAGGAGCCTCCCTCCCGCTCGTCGACGACCTGCTCAACCTCACGAGCGACGACGCACAGGAAGTCCTCGTGGTGTTCGACCAGAGGGAGAACGTCTCACTGCTCTCCCAGCTGGACCTGCTCGACGGGTTCGTCGGGATGAACGTCTTCCCCATCGGGTACACACGACTCACCGGCAGTCAAATCGAAGAAGTCGCCTCCTGGGACAGCGTCCGGCGCATCGAGGCGAACAAGGAACTCGACTATCACAACGCGGACGCCCGCGAGGTGACCGGCGTCTCCACCGTCCAGTCGGACCTCGGTTACAAGGGAGACAACGCCCACACCGCTGTCATCGACTCCGGAATCTCCGCCCTCCACCCCGACCATCAGGAGAACCTCCAGCACAACTACCGCTATCTCAACCCGCTCGGGTCCTCGGGCACGACGTTCTGGGTGGACGTCGGTTCCATCGACACCGACGACAATGGCCACGGCACGCACACGAGTGGCTCCATCGCTGGCGACGGGTCGAACACCGAGGCCAACCGCGGGATGGCTCCGAGCGCGGACCTGACCGTCTACTCGGCGGGCCTGACGCTACTCGTCATCCACGCCGTCTCGGCGATGGACCATCTCGTTTCCGAAAAACTCGCCGGGAACACCGACGTCCAGGTCGTCTCCAACTCATACGGGAGCGCGAGCGGGAACGACTACGACCCCGACGCCGCGCTCAACGTCGCGACGTGGGAAGCCTTCGAGGCGGGCATCCTCCCCGTCTTCTCCGCGGGCAACAGCGGCCCGGCGAACAACACCCTCAACGACTACGCGAAAGCCCCCCACGTGCTCAGCGTGGCTGCGACGAACGACCAGAAAGCAGTCACCGACTTCTCCTCGCGCGGGCGGGCGTCCTCGTACGCGGGCGAGACGAACTACGACCGGCAGACGGCACTCGACAACCTCCGCGCCCATCACGACGGCGAGTCGGTGAGCGGACCGGTCGGCCTCTACCGCAACGGCGTCGGCGCACCCGGCAACGCTGTCGTGAGCACGCTCTCACCGCTCGACCCGCTCAACGCGACGGGTGGCGGCAACGACCTGTACTACGGCCCGCTCAGCGGGACGAGCATGTCCTGTCCCGTCACCGCCGGAATTGCCACGCTCGTCGTGGACGCCTACTACGACGCGACGGGGTCCTACCCCGACCCGCTCGACGTGCTGAACACCATCGAAGCCGAGAGCAACGAAGTCCGTGCGGACTACACCCCCGCGAACATCGGTGCCGGGTTCGTCGACGGTGACGCCGCCGTCACCCGGGCCGCGAACGGAAACCTCGCCGACTTCAGCGAAGTCGACATCGTCTCGGAATAA
- the rimI gene encoding ribosomal protein S18-alanine N-acetyltransferase: MTTTAEGAGGPVEIREATLADLLAVFRIERQSFPQPWPYAAFEFFVDEPGFLVAEAGEVVGYVVADIVPNHGRPIGHIKDFAVAPDHRGQGIGARLLERALVVLATNAVETVKLEVRESNEAAQSLYRRYGFMPHHRIPRYYEDGEDALVFVKSDN, translated from the coding sequence GTGACCACGACGGCCGAGGGTGCGGGCGGACCGGTCGAGATTCGGGAAGCGACCCTCGCAGACCTGCTCGCCGTATTTCGCATCGAACGCCAGTCGTTCCCCCAGCCGTGGCCCTACGCTGCCTTCGAGTTTTTCGTCGACGAACCGGGCTTCCTCGTCGCCGAGGCGGGCGAGGTCGTCGGCTACGTCGTCGCAGACATCGTGCCGAACCACGGGCGGCCAATCGGCCACATCAAAGATTTCGCCGTCGCGCCCGACCATCGCGGCCAGGGCATCGGCGCACGCCTCCTTGAGCGGGCACTGGTCGTCCTCGCAACCAACGCTGTCGAGACGGTGAAACTCGAAGTCCGGGAGTCGAACGAGGCGGCCCAGTCGCTCTACCGGCGGTACGGCTTTATGCCCCACCACCGGATTCCTCGCTACTACGAGGATGGCGAGGACGCGCTCGTGTTCGTCAAGTCCGACAACTGA
- a CDS encoding DUF5809 family protein, which translates to MHEDGLFAPETVADAREQFEQVGPAAQLVVRETAKAMDFDRTEYHERVTGDVVTTARNALFSSLLTVTVGTREEFDEWCAAHQSYEVIEAGSETVDNVVWHVAPFADTVVAATFQNEPEAAIATLRRQAFGRIYRDVLLD; encoded by the coding sequence ATGCACGAAGACGGCCTCTTCGCACCCGAAACGGTAGCCGACGCCCGCGAGCAGTTCGAACAGGTCGGCCCGGCCGCCCAACTCGTCGTCCGCGAGACGGCGAAAGCGATGGACTTCGACCGCACGGAGTACCACGAGCGCGTCACCGGCGACGTGGTCACGACCGCGCGAAACGCCCTCTTTTCGTCGCTGCTTACCGTCACCGTGGGCACCCGCGAGGAATTCGACGAGTGGTGTGCGGCCCACCAGAGCTACGAGGTCATCGAAGCCGGGAGCGAGACGGTGGACAACGTCGTCTGGCACGTCGCGCCCTTCGCCGACACCGTCGTCGCGGCGACCTTCCAGAACGAACCCGAGGCGGCCATCGCTACGCTCCGTCGCCAGGCGTTCGGTCGCATCTACCGCGACGTGCTGCTCGACTAA
- a CDS encoding deoxyuridine 5'-triphosphate nucleotidohydrolase, whose amino-acid sequence MFRSGQFVADHVTPVTADQIQPNGIDLTLEAVFEQREPGRIGMDGKEVGDRQKLAGEQVVEVPPEDPDPNDAYYLPPGGYIVRYAEIVSIPEDHVGFIYPRSSLLRNSCMLNTAVWDAGYEGKGEGLLQVHHDIEIEHGARIAQLVLADADHEGVYEGSYQGENID is encoded by the coding sequence ATGTTCAGAAGCGGGCAATTCGTCGCAGACCACGTTACCCCCGTCACCGCCGACCAGATTCAACCGAACGGCATCGACCTCACGCTCGAAGCGGTGTTCGAACAGCGCGAACCCGGCCGCATCGGCATGGACGGGAAGGAAGTGGGCGACCGCCAGAAACTCGCGGGCGAACAGGTCGTCGAAGTGCCCCCGGAGGACCCCGACCCGAACGACGCTTACTACCTGCCACCGGGCGGGTACATCGTGCGCTACGCCGAAATCGTCTCCATCCCCGAGGACCACGTCGGGTTCATCTACCCGCGCTCGTCGCTCCTTCGTAACTCCTGTATGCTGAACACGGCCGTCTGGGACGCCGGCTACGAGGGCAAAGGCGAAGGCCTCCTGCAGGTCCACCACGACATCGAAATCGAACACGGCGCACGCATCGCCCAGCTCGTCCTCGCCGACGCGGACCACGAGGGTGTCTACGAGGGGAGCTACCAGGGCGAAAATATCGACTGA
- a CDS encoding helix-turn-helix domain-containing protein: MMRLSSTCVSRTDSNDLLDHDGRATVFSVIRESPGICMSAVAVRADIPLSTTRHHIRVLERGNLVAETKIRGKRRVYASNATNIELAAALADEATAAVLDALSRLGPVSVSALADDLARDPSTVTHHLQRLAAAGLVERERQGRVVINALAGEAKDALAPAVREESMPQPRLMADGSGFGEDDC; the protein is encoded by the coding sequence ATGATGCGTCTTTCCTCCACATGTGTCAGCCGTACAGACTCGAACGACCTCCTCGACCACGACGGGCGTGCGACCGTCTTCTCCGTCATCCGCGAGTCACCCGGTATCTGCATGTCCGCCGTCGCGGTTCGCGCCGACATTCCGCTTTCGACGACCCGCCACCACATCCGCGTCCTCGAACGCGGAAACCTGGTCGCGGAAACCAAGATTCGTGGCAAACGCCGGGTGTACGCCTCGAACGCGACCAACATCGAACTGGCGGCGGCGCTCGCAGACGAGGCCACCGCGGCTGTCCTCGACGCACTCTCACGACTCGGGCCGGTCTCTGTCTCGGCCCTCGCAGACGACCTGGCACGCGACCCGAGCACGGTCACCCATCACCTCCAGCGCCTCGCCGCCGCTGGCCTCGTTGAGCGCGAGCGACAGGGCCGAGTCGTCATCAACGCCCTCGCCGGAGAGGCAAAAGATGCACTTGCCCCGGCGGTGCGTGAGGAATCGATGCCACAACCCCGCCTCATGGCCGACGGGTCGGGGTTCGGCGAAGACGACTGCTGA
- a CDS encoding S8 family serine peptidase: MRFSRRSVLKATGAAGAATLLPYTGSGVAQTPTIDGQLETDSADLQEVLVVFDSNDNVDLLSQFDLDAGYFKFDVLPIGYAKLTGDQIATVAEIPAVRYVQANRELDYHNEDSREATGADIVQNNLFYTGETAHSVVIDSGIDGDHPDHETNLQHNWRYVDPLDEGTMWVDAGPADTDDNGHGTHTSGSVAGDGTASDGKYKGMAPDAELTVYSSGATLLILQAVGAYDHLLSRVEQGKTEVQIVSNSYGTSSPDDFVPSDALNVATWEAFQRDILSVFSAGNAGPGENTLNNYTKAPHVLGVAATMDDKSVTDFSSRGRFADYDGGGEGAQYDRELALSNLTDYFDANLADQPVLTEESYSGTVGPGSSDAGVGDSVYQEWTAPEQAGYVEADVSWTPPGQDLDIYLHQGAKDGPVVASGATLDNPEHVAGAVNGGQTYFFEIVPYANVSASWTIDLVSREAPPKGQQPEGPFGIYRNGVGANGNLVMSTLSPDDPLQAYAGLSGPEEQDSEIWYGRISGTSMSCPVTAGVCTLVVDAYYQNHGEYPDPLDVLLIMEASAKDVRGDYNPANMGAGFVDAVAAVKLAEENKPHPAKFKDVDLTSLDSTATDTVFEATGSRADDGSVFTAGQTNRVDITVDSSTGSAFVRDAIPFDWTLVGGDDATVYTEDGTRYVEFTNPVGTVGEDDDPVTRTYFLEAPDSTGTYEFGPAEAISTFDESKSVTLTGTDSNTVGGVDTS; this comes from the coding sequence ATGCGCTTCAGTAGACGCAGTGTACTCAAAGCGACGGGCGCGGCGGGCGCGGCGACACTGCTTCCATATACGGGAAGCGGCGTCGCACAGACACCGACTATCGACGGGCAGCTCGAGACGGACTCGGCCGACCTCCAGGAGGTGCTGGTCGTCTTCGATTCGAACGACAACGTCGATTTACTCTCGCAGTTCGACCTGGATGCAGGGTACTTCAAATTCGACGTCCTCCCGATTGGCTACGCGAAACTGACCGGCGACCAGATAGCGACGGTCGCCGAGATTCCAGCCGTTCGCTACGTTCAGGCCAACCGTGAACTCGACTATCACAACGAGGACTCCCGCGAGGCGACGGGCGCGGACATCGTCCAGAACAACCTGTTCTACACCGGCGAGACAGCCCACTCGGTCGTCATCGACTCCGGTATCGACGGCGACCACCCCGACCACGAGACGAACCTCCAGCACAACTGGCGGTACGTAGACCCCCTCGACGAAGGCACGATGTGGGTGGACGCCGGCCCCGCGGACACCGACGACAACGGTCACGGCACCCACACCTCGGGGTCGGTGGCCGGCGACGGCACCGCGAGCGACGGGAAGTACAAGGGGATGGCTCCGGACGCCGAGTTGACCGTCTACTCTTCGGGTGCAACCTTGCTCATCCTCCAGGCCGTCGGCGCGTACGACCACCTGCTCTCGCGGGTCGAACAGGGCAAAACCGAGGTGCAAATCGTCTCCAACTCCTACGGTACCTCCAGTCCGGACGACTTCGTGCCGAGCGACGCGCTCAACGTCGCGACGTGGGAAGCCTTCCAGCGGGACATCCTGTCCGTCTTCTCCGCGGGCAACGCCGGGCCCGGCGAGAACACGCTCAACAACTACACCAAGGCACCGCACGTCCTCGGCGTCGCGGCGACGATGGACGACAAGAGCGTCACCGACTTCTCCTCGCGCGGCCGGTTCGCCGACTACGACGGCGGCGGCGAGGGCGCACAGTACGACCGCGAACTCGCCCTCTCGAATCTGACCGACTACTTCGACGCGAACCTCGCAGACCAGCCAGTGCTCACCGAGGAATCCTACTCCGGAACCGTCGGTCCCGGCTCCAGCGATGCCGGTGTGGGCGACTCAGTGTACCAGGAGTGGACCGCCCCCGAACAGGCGGGCTACGTCGAAGCCGACGTGTCGTGGACGCCACCTGGACAGGACTTGGACATCTACCTCCATCAGGGGGCGAAAGACGGCCCCGTCGTGGCCAGCGGCGCGACGCTCGACAATCCAGAGCACGTCGCAGGTGCGGTCAACGGTGGCCAGACGTACTTCTTCGAAATCGTCCCGTACGCGAACGTCAGCGCGTCCTGGACCATCGACCTCGTCTCACGCGAGGCCCCGCCGAAGGGCCAACAGCCCGAAGGGCCGTTCGGCATCTATCGCAACGGCGTCGGCGCGAACGGCAACCTCGTGATGAGCACGCTGTCGCCGGACGACCCACTCCAGGCATACGCCGGACTGAGCGGTCCAGAAGAACAGGACAGTGAAATCTGGTACGGACGCATCTCCGGGACGAGCATGTCCTGTCCCGTCACGGCGGGCGTCTGCACGCTCGTCGTGGACGCCTACTACCAGAACCACGGCGAATACCCCGACCCGCTCGACGTGCTCCTCATCATGGAGGCGAGCGCGAAGGACGTGCGCGGCGACTACAACCCGGCGAACATGGGTGCCGGATTCGTCGATGCGGTGGCCGCCGTCAAACTCGCAGAAGAGAACAAACCGCATCCGGCGAAGTTCAAGGACGTGGACCTGACGAGTCTCGATTCGACCGCCACGGACACCGTGTTCGAGGCCACGGGGTCCCGGGCCGACGACGGGTCGGTGTTCACCGCGGGCCAGACCAATCGCGTGGACATCACCGTGGACAGTTCCACCGGCTCAGCGTTCGTCCGTGACGCGATTCCGTTCGACTGGACGCTCGTCGGCGGTGACGACGCCACCGTCTACACCGAAGACGGCACGCGCTACGTCGAGTTCACGAACCCGGTCGGCACCGTCGGCGAAGACGACGACCCGGTCACCCGGACGTACTTCCTCGAAGCGCCAGACTCGACGGGCACCTACGAGTTCGGCCCCGCAGAAGCAATCTCGACGTTCGACGAGTCGAAATCCGTCACTCTCACCGGGACGGACAGCAACACCGTCGGCGGCGTCGACACTAGCTAA